ATAATATATATCATGAAGAGGATTTTGTACTAATAACGCCAAAGAATCTTTGTAACTTAGTTCAAAAAGTCGAGGAGAATATCTTTTGATAGGAGTAACTTATGATCGAAGGGGAAAGAGGATTATAGCAATTCTAAAGGGGTATGTTTGCTCTTGGAATAAATGCACATTCTGCTGCTTTTACGAGGATGCTGCAAAGAACTTTACTGATTTAATTTTGACGGCAAATGAGAATCTTTTAAAGATTAAAGAATTGATGAAAGAAAAGCCAGTAGAAAGATTGTCCTTCTTCAATGGAGGCTCTTTTTTAGAGTTACCTCCTAACGTGATCTCCGATCTATCCCAAGTGACAGAACAGAAAATAGTAGATATAGAAAGCAGACCAGAGTTTCTTGATTTAGATAGTATTCGCACTTTATTTAGGATACTAAATCCAAGAAAACTCGTGTTAAGAATCGGCCTAGAATCGATTTATGATAAAATAAGGAACGGTATATTGATGAAGGGTATAAGCGATATAGAAGTGAAGAGGATAGTTAAGCTTAGAGAATCAATTAAAAATGAATTCGATAGAAAAGTAGATTTCATAACTTATGTGCTCTTTGGTATAGTAGGCATAGATGAGCAGAGTGTTATAGCAAGTGTAAAGGAATTCAATAAATATTTTGATGGGGTAATCTCGGTTAGGTACAAAGCATTTCGCAAATGGATGCCAAAAGAGATAGAGTTCACACAAAGCTTGATCGAATTTTTACGAACCAATTGTCTGGATGTAGATGTGACGGAGTCTGAGATATGGAGAATGAATAGTAGCAAAATGTAGGAGTGTATATAGAAATATCTATGTAGGGTAAAGTGAATGGGTCGAGTTACTTTTTACTCAGAAAATCATATGATATTTGGTAACTTTGATTTACCTTATGAAAAGGCGCCCTGTATCATTTGTTTACATGGTTTGGAAAGTAGCAAGGATAGTAGAAAGTGGTTGGCTTTTACATCTAGACTATATGACGAAGGTTATGCATGCTTAAGATTTAATTCTAGGGGATGTGGAGAAGGATTAGAAAAGAGCGAAGGACAGTTTGAAAACACCAATTTAACAGTAAGAATAAAGGAATATAGATCATCTTTAGACTTTTTAAATAATGAGCAAAAAGTTGAGATTAGCAGACTAGGTGTAGTTGGAAGCAGTTTTGGAGGATTGGTAGCCATAGCAGCTAAAGATAAGAGGATTAAGGTTATAGTCACCTTGGCCTCTCCTTATAAAATCCCAATTTTCAAGAAACCCGTT
The sequence above is a segment of the Candidatus Methylarchaceae archaeon HK02M2 genome. Coding sequences within it:
- a CDS encoding alpha/beta fold hydrolase encodes the protein MGRVTFYSENHMIFGNFDLPYEKAPCIICLHGLESSKDSRKWLAFTSRLYDEGYACLRFNSRGCGEGLEKSEGQFENTNLTVRIKEYRSSLDFLNNEQKVEISRLGVVGSSFGGLVAIAAKDKRIKVIVTLASPYKIPIFKKPVIHKEVKRFKKSFYEDLKRYNLLKAVEDSPPLLIIHGDSDDIVPLEHAYRLFEAASEPKRLEVIEEADHIFSKPQHLKKVIDLTLEWFKKHL